The Elaeis guineensis isolate ETL-2024a chromosome 13, EG11, whole genome shotgun sequence genome includes a region encoding these proteins:
- the LOC105056462 gene encoding polyadenylate-binding protein-interacting protein 3, with the protein MNVQQAAAPRSSANGFGRRRVDRETGARMDNRTHPGKPSSANFGNSGLANGSKIGGVAGPSHDRLIYVLTYLVGQRVEVLVKNGSIISGIFHSANADKDFGVVLKMAQVIKDGSVKGQKPINDIVKRPQTMIIPSRELVQIFAKEASLNSDELMNGHPREKRKDLLIDSVISHSQQVEVERELGRWTPDEDDPACPELENIFDRTWNRNWDQFETNETLFGVKSTFNEELYTTKLERGPQMRELEIEASRIAREIEGEETHDPHLAEERGTNFHENFDLDEESRYSAVQREVDDGRYEENESSLLDAGNAEASGGSFGSVVGRSYSDVLSKKINSEASKKVNSEAQALSTFPSVDEDSQILADKDGHVSGSTDYASQPTSNSPAESSFMDDNNRLDKKKTKDQDVEKSLLNECIDRVASEQAQTSKSEDVHPSVHVKGLPPGATTYDPSSSVPGNKCPADDSSDSAISGKLSSASEAANPSLRPGSSTSSTSECVGAGSVSCGPGLSPSSSVGSLTSEKSTLNPNAKEFKLNPNAKSFTPSTSLRPHTPVDGSFYYASNMPAVPHMHGIPVGVGIGPSFGAQQPVVYNPQAAPMQSPQAYIHPNGPLYGQQMILGQPRPVYYMPTYPPEMPYKGRNF; encoded by the exons ATGAATGTCCAACAAGCTGCGGCACCTAGATCTTCTGCCAATGGCTTCGGCCGTAGGAGAGTTGATAGAGAGACGGGAGCCAGGATGGATAATAGGACGCACCCTGGAAAGCCATCTTCTGCTAATTTCGGCAATTCAG GTTTAGCAAATGGAAGCAAAATAGGAGGTGTTGCAGGTCCTTCACATGATCGGCTGATATATGTCCTGACATATCTTGTTGGTCAGCGTGTGGAAGTCCTTGTGAAAAATGGGTCTATAATATCTGGAATTTTTCATTCAGCAAATGCTGACAAAGATTTCG GAGTTGTTTTGAAAATGGCTCAAGTGATTAAGGATGGTTCCGTCAAAGGACAGAAGCCGATTAATGATATTGTTAAAAGGCCTCAAACTATGATCATACCTTCTAGAGAACTTGTCCAAATTTTCGCAAAG GAGGCATCCTTAAATAGCGATGAACTCATGAATGGGCACCCAAGGGAGAAGCGCAAGGATCTCTTGATAGATTCTGTTATTTCTCATTCTCAGCAAGTCGAAGTGGAGAGAGAGCTTGGGCGCTGGACACCTGATGAAGATGATCCAGCATGCCCTGAATTGGAGAATATATTTGACAGAACTTGGAATAG GAACTGGGATCAATTTGAAACAAATGAAACTTTGTTCGGAGTGAAGAGTACCTTTAATGAGGAACTTTACACAACAAAGCTTGAGAGAGGTCCTCAAATGCGAGAACTCGAAATTGAAGCTTCAAGAATAGCTAGAGAAATTGAGGGAGAGGAAACCCATGATCCTCATTTAGCTGAG GAAAGAGGTACCAATTTCCAtgaaaattttgatcttgatgagGAGAGCAGATATTCTGCAGTACAAAGGGAAGTTGATGATGGCAGATATGAAGAAAATGAAAGCTCTTTGTTGGACGCCGGCAATGCGGAAGCCTCTGGAGGCTCCTTTGGGTCTGTGGTTGGTAGGTCATATTCTGATGTTTTAAGCAAGAAAATTAATAGTGAAGCCAGCAAGAAAGTTAATAGTGAAGCCCAGGCATTGTCTACCTTCCCATCAGTG GATGAGGATTCGCAAATACTTGCTGATAAGGATGGACATGTTTCTGGTTCCACTGACTATGCTAGTCAGCCAACATCCAACTCTCCTGCAGAGTCTTCATTCATGGATGATAATAACAG GTTGGACAAGAAGAAGACCAAAGATCAGGATGTGGAAAAGAGTTTGTTGAATGAGTGCATAGATAGAGTC GCTTCTGAGCAGGCTCAAACATCAAAATCTGAGG ATGTACACCCATCAGTGCATGTAAAAGGACTGCCTCCTGGTGCTACTACATATGATCCTTCATCTTCTGTTCCAGGAAATAAATGTCCAGCTGATGACTCTTCAGACTCTGCAATATCTGGCAAATTGTCTTCTGCTAGTGAAGCTGCAAATCCGTCTCTACGACCTGGTAGTTCTACATCATCCACTTCTGAATGTGTAGGTGCTGGCTCAGTTTCATGTGGTCCTGGTCTATCTCCAAGCTCTTCAGTAGGATCATTAACTTCAGAAAAGTCAACATTGAATCCTAATGCTAAG GAGTTCAAGCTCAATCCTAATGCTAAAAGTTTTACACCATCGACTTCTTTAAGGCCGCACACACCAGTTGATGGGTCGTTTTATTATGCCAGTAATATGCCAGCTGTTCCTCATATGCATGGTATACCTGTGGGCGTAGGG ATTGGACCATCATTTGGTGCACAGCAGCCTGTTGTTTACAATCCACAGGCTGCACCAATGCAATCTCCTCAGGCATACATCCATCCAAATGGCCCTTTG TATGGACAGCAGATGATTCTTGGGCAGCCTCGGCCAGTTTATTACATGCCAACTTATCCACCT GAAATGCCATACAAAGGGAGAAATTTCTAG
- the LOC105056463 gene encoding uncharacterized protein yields the protein MGRLGSLLVVISLFLLPLPSLGNSGHHFPPWHLSFWPPYHHRSSRPRPYAYSPPEPPKTPPYKYTFPPPPLKNEPPIYKPPPPSPPPYKCPSPPPKPCKPPPPSPPPYMCPSPPPPKYMPSPPKPCKPPLAPPPPKYMPSPPKPCKPPLAPPPPKYVPSPPKPRKAPPAPPLIYKSPPPKYVPSPPKPCKPPLAPPQILKSPPPKYIPSPPKTRKPPSTTPPTYNPPLPKYKPLPPKPYKPPPLLPPPKYKSSPPKPCKSPPPPIYKPPPPNYKPSPPKPSKPTSPPPEPYKPPLVPPPKSKPLLPKPYKLPSPLPKLYETSLPPSPPKYKLLSPIPYKPPPPPLPKYKPPTLPVYKPRPPPKHMPPPEYKPPAAYKTPVPPHKPSNKPPPPQYQPSPAYNYISPPPPGVSIDLETPPPYHPGPGAHK from the coding sequence ATGGGTCGCTTGGGTTCACTTCTTGTTGTAATCTCTCTGTTCCTCCTTCCCTTGCCTTCCCTGGGGAACTCAGGCCACCATTTTCCTCCATGGCATTTATCCTTCTGGCCGCCCTACCACCATAGATCATCACGACCGCGACCTTATGCTTATAGTCCACCAGAGCCTCCAAAAACACCACCATACAAGTATACGTTTCCACCACCACCACTAAAGAACGAGCCACCTATATATAAGCCTCCACCACCGTCACCACCACCTTACAAGTGTCCATCGCCGCCGCCAAAGCCATGCAAGCCTCCACCACCGTCACCACCACCTTACATGTGTCCATCGCCGCCTCCACCGAAATATATGCCTTCGCCTCCGAAGCCATGCAAGCCTCCACTAGCGCCACCTCCACCGAAATATATGCCTTCGCCTCCAAAGCCATGCAAGCCTCCACTAGCGCCACCTCCACCGAAATATGTGCCTTCGCCTCCGAAGCCACGCAAGGCTCCACCAGCGCCACCACTAATATATAAGTCACCACCACCAAAATATGTACCTTCGCCTCCGAAGCCATGCAAGCCTCCACTAGCGCCACCACAAATATTAAAATCACCACCACCCAAATATATACCTTCGCCTCCGAAGACGCGCAAGCCTCCATCTACTACACCACCAACATATAATCCGCCATTACCAAAATATAAACCTTTGCCTCCGAAGCCATACAAGCCTCCACCATTGCTACCACCTCCAAAATATAAAAGTTCTCCACCAAAGCCATGCAAATCTCCACCACCTCCAATATACAAGCCACCACCACCGAATTATAAACCTTCGCCACCGAAGCCAAGCAAGCCTACATCACCACCACCGGAGCCATATAAGCCACCATTGGTGCCACCACCAAAAAGTAAACCTCTACTACCAAAGCCATACAAGCTCCCATCACCACTACCAAAGCTATACGAAACATCACTTCCACCGTCACCACCCAAATATAAACTTCTGTCCCCAATACCATACAAGCCTCCACCACCCCCACTTCCAAAATACAAGCCACCAACGCTACCAGTGTATAAACCTCGACCACCACCCAAGCATATGCCCCCGCCTGAATACAAGCCACCAGCTGCATATAAGACCCCGGTGCCACCACATAAGCCTAGCAACAAGCCTCCACCACCGCAATATCAACCATCCCCTGCTTACAATTACATTTCACCGCCACCACCAGGAGTGTCAATCGACCTGGAGACGCCGCCACCATACCATCCTGGACCAGGAGCGCACAAGTGA